From a single Vibrio tubiashii genomic region:
- a CDS encoding amino acid ABC transporter ATP-binding protein: MTQQQDYMIQLKDMNKWYGEFHVLKNINLDVKKGEKIVICGPSGSGKSTMIRCINRLEEHQKGQIIVSGNELTDDLKNIEAVRREVGMCFQHFNLFPHLTVLENCTLAPIWVKKMPKDEAEAIAMKYLERVKIPEQADKYPGQLSGGQQQRVAIARSLCMNPQVMLFDEPTSALDPEMVREVLDVMVELAEEGMTMLCVTHEMGFAKEVADRVIFMDAGEIIEENNPVDFFENPQSDRTQNFLAQILHH, from the coding sequence ATGACGCAACAACAAGATTACATGATCCAACTAAAGGATATGAACAAGTGGTACGGTGAGTTTCACGTACTCAAGAACATCAACCTAGACGTGAAAAAAGGCGAGAAAATCGTTATCTGTGGTCCTTCAGGCTCAGGTAAATCAACCATGATTCGCTGCATCAACCGCTTGGAAGAGCACCAGAAAGGTCAGATCATCGTTTCTGGCAATGAATTAACCGACGACCTTAAAAATATTGAAGCGGTTCGCCGTGAAGTCGGCATGTGTTTCCAGCACTTTAACCTCTTCCCTCACCTAACCGTGTTAGAGAACTGTACTCTGGCACCAATCTGGGTGAAGAAGATGCCAAAAGATGAAGCAGAAGCGATTGCAATGAAATATTTGGAGCGTGTTAAGATTCCTGAGCAGGCAGACAAATATCCTGGTCAGCTTTCTGGTGGTCAACAACAACGTGTGGCGATTGCCCGTTCATTATGTATGAATCCACAAGTGATGCTGTTTGATGAACCTACTTCTGCACTCGATCCTGAAATGGTACGTGAAGTACTGGATGTAATGGTAGAACTGGCAGAAGAAGGGATGACCATGTTGTGTGTAACACACGAAATGGGCTTTGCCAAAGAAGTCGCCGATCGCGTTATCTTTATGGATGCGGGAGAGATTATTGAAGAAAACAACCCAGTCGATTTCTTCGAGAACCCTCAATCAGATCGTACGCAAAACTTCTTAGCACAAATTCTGCACCACTAA
- a CDS encoding YajQ family cyclic di-GMP-binding protein: MPSFDIVSEVDTVELRNAVDNATRELATRFDFRGVEASFEMQKDESVRLNAEGDFQLKQMRDILRGHLAKRGVDANSMEAKGEEASGKNWHQIVIFKQGIETPVAKKIVKLIKDKKMKVQASIQGEKVRVTGKKRDDLQAVIALMREAELGQPFQYENFRD; encoded by the coding sequence ATGCCATCATTTGATATTGTTTCTGAAGTCGACACTGTAGAACTGCGTAACGCGGTAGACAACGCAACACGCGAACTTGCTACTCGTTTCGATTTTCGTGGTGTAGAAGCATCTTTTGAAATGCAAAAAGATGAATCAGTACGATTGAACGCTGAAGGTGACTTTCAACTGAAGCAAATGCGCGACATTCTACGTGGCCACTTAGCTAAGCGCGGTGTCGATGCGAACTCAATGGAAGCGAAAGGCGAAGAAGCCTCTGGTAAGAACTGGCACCAGATTGTCATCTTCAAGCAAGGTATTGAAACACCTGTTGCTAAGAAGATCGTCAAACTAATCAAAGATAAGAAGATGAAAGTACAAGCTTCTATTCAGGGCGAAAAAGTTCGTGTAACTGGCAAGAAACGCGACGACCTGCAAGCAGTCATCGCTCTAATGCGTGAAGCAGAGCTAGGTCAGCCGTTCCAGTACGAAAACTTCCGTGACTAA
- a CDS encoding DUF4442 domain-containing protein has translation MLSALSKANFYLNYFGFFKVPFIWLARPKILQLDSERVEIKIPLKRRTKNHLNSMYFGVLAVGADVAGGFMAMSKAQDCGKKVSLAFKAVEGQFLKRPEGDVHFVCEDGKLIDEMLAETFETGERVNKAVKITAICPTLHGDEPMAEFFLTLSLKQTGG, from the coding sequence ATGTTGTCAGCACTGTCAAAAGCAAACTTCTACCTTAACTATTTCGGTTTCTTTAAAGTCCCATTTATCTGGTTGGCAAGACCAAAGATATTACAGCTTGACTCGGAGCGAGTAGAAATCAAAATTCCGCTAAAACGCAGAACGAAGAATCACCTCAACAGTATGTATTTTGGTGTGCTCGCGGTGGGTGCCGATGTAGCGGGTGGTTTTATGGCGATGAGTAAAGCCCAGGATTGTGGCAAAAAGGTTTCGTTAGCCTTCAAAGCGGTCGAGGGACAGTTTTTAAAACGTCCGGAAGGTGATGTTCACTTTGTATGTGAAGATGGCAAGTTAATAGATGAAATGCTTGCTGAAACGTTTGAGACAGGGGAGCGGGTGAACAAAGCGGTAAAAATAACCGCCATATGTCCAACTCTTCACGGAGACGAACCTATGGCGGAATTCTTTCTTACTCTGTCACTGAAGCAAACGGGTGGCTGA
- a CDS encoding 3-deoxy-7-phosphoheptulonate synthase, protein MPLKTDELRTQPLGPMPTPAELGSAHPITDEVAQRIAQSRRQIENILTGEDQRLLVIVGPCSVHDTEAAIDYAERLAAIQDQYKDELFIVMRTYFEKPRTVVGWKGLITDPNLDGSYALEAGLNKARKLLLDINKLGLATATEFLDMITGQYIADLITWGAIGARTTESQIHREMASALSCPVGFKNGTNGNIKIAIDAIRASQASHYFYSPDKNGRMTVYRTSGNPYGHVILRGGDKGPNFDAESVEAACKQLEEFGLPQRLVVDFSHANCQKQHRKQLDVAKDICEQIKSGKNQVAGIMAESFILEGNQSMADINNLTYGQSITDPCLGWEDTATMLDMLATAVKERS, encoded by the coding sequence ATGCCATTAAAAACCGATGAATTAAGAACCCAACCTTTGGGTCCAATGCCGACACCGGCAGAGTTAGGAAGCGCCCATCCCATTACGGACGAAGTAGCCCAGCGTATTGCACAGTCACGTCGTCAAATAGAAAACATTCTTACAGGGGAAGACCAACGCCTTTTGGTGATCGTAGGCCCTTGTTCAGTACATGATACTGAAGCTGCAATTGACTACGCAGAGCGTCTTGCAGCAATTCAAGACCAATACAAAGATGAGCTTTTCATCGTAATGCGTACGTATTTCGAAAAGCCTCGTACTGTCGTCGGTTGGAAGGGATTGATCACAGACCCTAACCTAGACGGTTCTTACGCACTAGAAGCAGGCCTAAACAAGGCGCGTAAGCTTTTGCTAGACATCAATAAACTTGGTCTTGCGACGGCAACTGAGTTCCTTGATATGATCACAGGTCAATACATCGCCGATCTTATCACTTGGGGCGCGATTGGCGCACGTACGACAGAATCTCAGATCCACCGTGAAATGGCTTCTGCACTTTCTTGCCCAGTTGGTTTTAAAAACGGTACTAACGGCAACATCAAGATTGCCATTGACGCTATCCGTGCTTCACAAGCATCTCACTACTTCTACTCTCCAGACAAAAATGGCCGCATGACCGTCTACCGCACTAGTGGTAACCCTTATGGTCATGTGATCCTACGTGGTGGTGATAAAGGCCCTAACTTCGATGCTGAGTCAGTAGAAGCAGCATGTAAGCAATTGGAAGAGTTTGGCTTGCCACAACGACTTGTGGTTGACTTTAGCCACGCTAACTGCCAAAAGCAGCACCGCAAACAATTGGATGTTGCTAAAGATATTTGCGAACAGATAAAGTCTGGAAAAAACCAAGTGGCGGGTATCATGGCTGAAAGCTTCATTCTTGAAGGCAACCAGTCAATGGCTGACATCAATAACCTCACCTATGGTCAATCCATCACTGACCCTTGTTTAGGTTGGGAAGATACTGCAACCATGCTTGATATGCTGGCAACAGCTGTTAAAGAACGCTCATAA
- a CDS encoding amino acid ABC transporter substrate-binding protein produces MAHKLTLLASVVAASTALMSTSASAADSTLDKVTKQGFLTCGVSTGLPGFSNPNSKGEWEGIDVEYCQGLAAAVLGDKTKVKYVPLTAKERFTALQSGEIDVLSRNTTWTLHRDTALGLNFVGVNYYDGQGFMVKKDLGLTSAKELDGASVCVQSGTTTELNLADYFRNNGMSYKPVVFDTAAQTSKGFDAGRCDVLTTDQSGLYALRLNLQDPSSAQVLPEIISKEPLGPVVRQGDDQWFNIAKWTLAAMVNAEEYGISSKNADEMLKSKDPNVKRILGVDGPKGKGLGIRDDWGYQVIKQVGNYGESFERTVGEGSPLKISRGVNALWNAGGFMYAPPIR; encoded by the coding sequence ATGGCACATAAACTAACACTTCTTGCTTCAGTTGTAGCTGCATCTACTGCACTGATGTCTACAAGCGCTTCTGCGGCAGATAGCACGCTGGATAAAGTAACTAAACAAGGTTTCCTAACTTGTGGTGTAAGTACTGGCTTGCCAGGTTTCTCTAACCCGAACTCTAAAGGTGAATGGGAAGGTATCGACGTAGAATACTGTCAAGGTCTTGCAGCTGCAGTATTAGGCGATAAAACTAAAGTAAAATACGTTCCTCTAACAGCGAAAGAGCGTTTCACTGCCCTGCAATCTGGTGAAATCGACGTTCTTTCTCGTAACACAACTTGGACTCTGCACCGTGATACAGCCCTTGGTCTAAACTTCGTCGGTGTAAACTACTACGATGGTCAAGGCTTTATGGTTAAGAAAGATCTTGGCCTTACAAGTGCTAAAGAGCTAGACGGCGCTTCAGTCTGTGTTCAGTCAGGTACCACAACAGAGCTTAACCTAGCCGACTACTTCCGTAACAACGGTATGTCTTACAAGCCAGTAGTATTTGATACAGCAGCTCAAACATCTAAAGGTTTCGATGCAGGCCGTTGTGACGTACTAACTACTGACCAATCTGGTCTATATGCTCTTCGCTTGAACCTACAAGATCCATCTTCAGCTCAAGTACTTCCAGAGATCATCTCAAAAGAGCCTCTAGGTCCTGTGGTTCGTCAAGGTGACGACCAATGGTTCAACATTGCTAAATGGACACTGGCAGCAATGGTCAACGCAGAAGAGTACGGTATCTCATCTAAAAATGCGGATGAAATGCTTAAGTCAAAAGATCCAAACGTGAAGCGTATCCTAGGTGTTGATGGCCCTAAAGGTAAAGGTTTAGGTATCCGTGACGACTGGGGTTACCAAGTTATCAAACAAGTGGGTAACTACGGTGAAAGCTTCGAGCGTACTGTTGGTGAAGGCTCACCACTGAAAATTTCACGTGGTGTGAACGCTCTATGGAACGCTGGCGGCTTCATGTACGCTCCACCAATCCGTTAA
- a CDS encoding amino acid ABC transporter permease has translation MKVHQFQPDLPPPANTVGVVGWLRKNLFNGPVNSIVTIVLAYLSFMLLWNIVDWAFLKADWVGTTRDACSRDGACWVFISVRWEQFMYGFYPQEELWRPRLFYITLAIFTVLLAYEKTPKRLWIWLFFVNVYPFIIAALLYGGVFGLEVVETHKWGGLLVTLIIALVGIVVSLPIGVALALGRRSDMPIIRSICTVYIEVWRGVPLITVLFMASVMLPLFLAEGSETDKLIRALIGVVMFSAAYMAEVVRGGLQAIPKGQYEAADALGLTYWKKMGLIILPQALKITIPSIVNTFIGLFKDTSLVLIIGMFDVLGIGQAANTDPEWLGFATESYVFVALVFWVFCFGMSRYSIWLENKLHTGHKR, from the coding sequence ATGAAAGTACATCAATTTCAGCCTGACCTGCCACCTCCAGCAAATACAGTTGGTGTGGTCGGTTGGTTAAGAAAAAACCTGTTTAATGGTCCAGTAAACTCAATTGTTACCATTGTTCTCGCTTACTTATCGTTCATGCTACTTTGGAACATTGTTGATTGGGCATTTTTGAAGGCTGACTGGGTAGGTACAACCCGTGATGCTTGTAGTCGTGACGGAGCCTGTTGGGTGTTTATCAGCGTTCGCTGGGAACAGTTCATGTACGGCTTCTACCCTCAGGAAGAGCTATGGCGTCCGCGTCTGTTTTACATTACTCTAGCGATATTTACGGTACTGCTAGCGTACGAGAAAACACCAAAACGTCTTTGGATTTGGCTGTTCTTCGTTAACGTTTATCCGTTCATCATTGCAGCATTACTGTATGGTGGTGTATTTGGGTTAGAAGTAGTAGAAACCCATAAATGGGGTGGCTTGCTTGTCACGCTTATCATCGCTCTAGTGGGTATTGTTGTGTCGCTGCCTATCGGTGTCGCTCTCGCGTTGGGTCGTCGCTCAGATATGCCAATCATCCGCAGTATCTGTACCGTTTACATTGAAGTGTGGCGCGGTGTACCACTGATCACTGTACTCTTCATGGCGTCAGTCATGTTGCCACTGTTCCTTGCTGAAGGTTCGGAGACAGACAAACTGATCCGTGCTCTTATTGGTGTGGTTATGTTCAGTGCAGCCTACATGGCAGAGGTGGTTCGTGGGGGCTTGCAAGCAATTCCTAAGGGTCAATATGAAGCGGCAGACGCTCTTGGACTCACCTACTGGAAGAAGATGGGATTAATCATTTTGCCTCAGGCGCTTAAGATTACCATCCCTTCAATCGTAAACACATTCATTGGCCTATTTAAAGATACCAGTCTGGTACTTATTATTGGTATGTTTGACGTACTCGGTATCGGCCAAGCCGCAAACACTGACCCAGAGTGGTTAGGATTTGCTACCGAAAGTTATGTATTTGTCGCGTTAGTGTTCTGGGTATTTTGTTTTGGCATGTCGAGATATTCGATCTGGCTAGAGAACAAACTTCATACCGGTCACAAACGATAA
- a CDS encoding precorrin-2 dehydrogenase/sirohydrochlorin ferrochelatase family protein, with amino-acid sequence MQYFPLFIDLNHKPVLVVGGGEVASRKVDSLIRAGADVTIVSPQVEDYLAKLVANEECRWVQGFYSEELLEQKYVQVWATTDNPDLNHQVHHDAKRKGILVNVVDDQPYCDFITPSIINRGRIQLAISSGGAAPVLIRNVREKLEAVLPQNLSLQAEFAASKRADIKEKLPTVDERRKFWEAFFARADVDKATANYGLERAYQALLSEGFDQNGSITWIEHGDDVELLTLKALRLMQQAELVLFDGKCPFSFIDLVRRDAERVEYHNDAELAEMLNKARADDLRVAVFIPPKSSGVTFLQGEDLLLRLGSGK; translated from the coding sequence ATGCAGTATTTTCCTCTATTTATAGATTTAAACCATAAACCGGTCTTGGTTGTTGGGGGCGGGGAAGTCGCAAGTAGAAAGGTTGATAGCCTGATCAGAGCGGGAGCTGATGTGACCATTGTTTCTCCTCAAGTTGAAGATTATCTGGCTAAACTTGTTGCGAATGAAGAATGCCGTTGGGTACAGGGCTTCTATTCTGAAGAGTTGCTTGAGCAGAAGTATGTTCAAGTATGGGCGACAACTGATAACCCAGATCTGAACCATCAAGTACATCATGACGCGAAGCGCAAAGGCATTTTGGTCAATGTCGTTGACGATCAACCATATTGTGATTTCATTACGCCGTCGATAATTAATCGCGGTCGCATTCAGTTGGCAATATCAAGCGGAGGTGCAGCTCCCGTTCTCATTCGCAATGTACGCGAGAAATTGGAAGCCGTCCTACCGCAAAACTTATCACTGCAAGCGGAATTTGCCGCCTCTAAGCGTGCGGATATAAAAGAAAAGCTGCCAACGGTTGATGAGCGTCGTAAGTTTTGGGAAGCTTTCTTTGCTCGCGCTGATGTTGATAAGGCAACGGCTAACTATGGTCTAGAGCGTGCATATCAAGCATTGTTGTCTGAAGGGTTTGATCAAAATGGTTCGATTACTTGGATTGAACATGGCGATGATGTTGAACTTCTCACCTTGAAAGCCCTAAGGCTGATGCAGCAAGCGGAGTTGGTGCTTTTCGATGGAAAATGTCCATTTAGTTTTATCGACTTGGTGCGCCGAGATGCAGAACGAGTGGAATACCACAATGATGCCGAGCTCGCTGAGATGCTAAACAAAGCAAGAGCTGACGATCTTCGTGTGGCAGTTTTTATCCCACCTAAATCGAGCGGGGTGACTTTCCTACAAGGTGAAGACTTGTTGTTGAGATTAGGCTCTGGGAAATAG
- the rsmF gene encoding 16S rRNA (cytosine(1407)-C(5))-methyltransferase RsmF: protein MHHNVYLPEEFLSEIESILPQGLNMDDFVAACQRPLRKSIRVNTLKITVEEFLERAKSKGWQLEAVPWCEEGFWIEADESEVPLGNTAEHMSGLFYIQEASSMMPVSALFKQSEEFESVLDMAAAPGSKTTQIAACMENNGVLVANEFSSSRVKVLHANIERCGVRNAALSNFDGRVFGGWLPEQFDAVLIDAPCSGEGTVRKDADAMKNWTKESVISISDTQKDLIESAFHALKPGGVMVYSTCTLSIEENQQVCHHLKEMFDEKVSFESLNNLFPDADKALTEEGFLHIFPQVYDCEGFFVARIRKLGSVEAPKVKKRLGKFPFEKANAKTQADIQTQLKATLDIDLPADSSVWLRDNDVWLFPNALEPMLGELRFSRMGIKIAEAHKKGYRWQHQVATALASGTETTSVALSVDDAREWFMGRDVRPEELSGKGEVIVKLGNDVIGLGKWVGNRIKNGLPRELVRDKNLF from the coding sequence TTGCATCATAACGTTTATCTACCAGAAGAGTTCCTGTCTGAAATCGAATCCATTCTTCCTCAAGGTCTGAACATGGACGATTTCGTCGCTGCATGTCAGCGCCCTCTTCGCAAGAGTATTCGTGTTAATACACTGAAAATAACCGTAGAAGAATTTCTTGAGCGAGCGAAAAGTAAAGGTTGGCAATTAGAAGCAGTACCTTGGTGCGAAGAAGGTTTTTGGATCGAGGCAGATGAATCTGAAGTTCCATTAGGAAACACCGCAGAGCATATGTCTGGTCTGTTCTACATTCAAGAAGCCAGTTCAATGATGCCGGTCTCTGCGTTGTTTAAACAAAGCGAAGAGTTTGAAAGCGTGCTCGATATGGCGGCTGCACCAGGCTCTAAGACGACTCAAATCGCTGCTTGTATGGAGAATAACGGCGTATTGGTAGCGAATGAGTTTTCTTCTAGCCGAGTCAAAGTCCTGCATGCCAATATTGAGCGTTGTGGTGTGCGCAATGCGGCATTAAGCAACTTCGATGGTCGCGTTTTCGGAGGCTGGCTTCCAGAGCAGTTTGATGCGGTACTGATTGATGCACCTTGTTCTGGGGAAGGAACCGTCCGCAAAGATGCAGACGCAATGAAAAACTGGACAAAAGAGTCGGTTATCTCCATTTCAGATACTCAAAAAGATCTGATCGAAAGTGCGTTTCATGCCTTAAAACCAGGTGGCGTGATGGTGTACTCCACCTGTACGTTGAGCATTGAAGAAAATCAACAAGTTTGTCATCACCTGAAAGAGATGTTCGATGAAAAAGTGAGTTTTGAAAGCTTGAACAATCTTTTCCCAGATGCGGACAAAGCTCTAACTGAAGAGGGTTTCTTGCACATATTCCCTCAAGTTTATGACTGCGAAGGCTTCTTTGTTGCCCGCATACGAAAGCTTGGTTCGGTCGAAGCACCGAAAGTTAAGAAAAGATTGGGCAAGTTCCCTTTCGAAAAAGCCAACGCTAAAACCCAAGCTGATATTCAAACCCAGCTTAAAGCAACCTTGGATATCGACCTGCCCGCCGACAGCTCAGTATGGCTGCGAGACAACGATGTATGGCTATTCCCGAATGCGTTGGAACCTATGCTAGGTGAACTACGCTTTTCTCGAATGGGTATAAAAATCGCAGAAGCTCATAAAAAAGGTTACCGCTGGCAGCATCAAGTGGCAACAGCACTTGCAAGCGGAACTGAGACGACATCAGTAGCACTTTCAGTCGACGATGCTAGAGAATGGTTTATGGGGCGTGATGTTCGACCAGAGGAGCTATCTGGTAAGGGCGAAGTGATCGTTAAATTAGGTAACGACGTGATTGGTCTAGGAAAATGGGTTGGAAATCGAATTAAGAATGGTTTACCGCGTGAATTGGTAAGAGATAAAAATCTATTCTAA
- a CDS encoding Bax inhibitor-1/YccA family protein — MNSPMFTRTSSQESALQTNKVLRNTYALLSMTLLWSAVVAGVAMVMNLPHPGLIITLVGFYGLLFLTEKNRNNGMGLVFTFLLTGFMGYTLGPILNAYVGAGMGDLIVTALGGTALSFLAASAYALTTKRDLSMMGGLMLSLFVVLIVGMIASIFIQSTVLHLALSSLFIVFSTMAILMTTQSIVRGGETNYISATVTLYVSIYNIFISLLQILGIMNND; from the coding sequence ATGAACAGTCCTATGTTTACACGCACTTCAAGCCAAGAAAGTGCTCTACAAACCAACAAGGTATTGCGTAACACTTATGCACTACTTTCAATGACGCTGCTTTGGTCTGCAGTCGTTGCTGGTGTGGCTATGGTGATGAACCTTCCTCACCCTGGCCTAATTATCACACTAGTAGGCTTTTACGGCTTACTATTCTTAACTGAAAAGAACCGTAACAATGGAATGGGCCTTGTATTCACATTCCTATTAACTGGCTTCATGGGTTACACGTTAGGTCCAATCCTTAACGCCTACGTTGGCGCTGGTATGGGCGATCTTATCGTAACTGCACTAGGTGGTACTGCGCTTTCATTCTTAGCAGCTTCTGCTTACGCACTAACAACAAAGCGTGACCTATCGATGATGGGTGGCTTGATGCTATCTCTGTTTGTTGTTCTGATTGTTGGTATGATTGCAAGTATCTTTATACAATCAACAGTACTTCACCTAGCGCTAAGCAGCTTGTTCATTGTTTTCTCTACAATGGCAATTCTTATGACAACTCAAAGCATTGTTCGTGGCGGTGAAACTAACTACATCTCTGCGACAGTGACTCTATACGTATCGATCTACAATATCTTCATTAGCCTACTTCAAATCTTAGGCATTATGAACAACGACTAA
- a CDS encoding TusE/DsrC/DsvC family sulfur relay protein → MFEYNGKQIETDAQGYLLDHTDWEEGMISILAEQEGIELTEAHLEVIHFVRDFYEEFNTSPAVRMLVKAIEKAHGPEKGNSKYLFKLFKQGPAKQATKLAGLPKPAKCL, encoded by the coding sequence ATGTTTGAGTACAACGGCAAACAAATCGAAACTGACGCACAAGGCTACTTATTAGATCATACTGATTGGGAAGAAGGTATGATTTCAATACTGGCAGAACAAGAAGGTATCGAGTTAACCGAAGCACACTTAGAAGTGATTCATTTTGTTCGCGATTTTTACGAAGAGTTCAATACTTCTCCCGCAGTTCGCATGCTCGTTAAAGCGATAGAAAAAGCCCACGGCCCGGAAAAAGGTAACAGCAAATACCTGTTTAAGCTCTTCAAGCAAGGTCCCGCAAAGCAAGCGACAAAACTCGCGGGATTACCAAAACCTGCTAAATGTTTATAG
- a CDS encoding amino acid ABC transporter permease, with amino-acid sequence MKPTNVASNSDNGPSSNASLIYNPTFRAVVFQIIAIAALVFFFYTIVNNALTNLEARGIATGFDFLDQEAGFGIGLTLIEYDETYSYGRTFVIGLLNTALVSFFGIILATIIGFIMGVARLSSNWLVSRFAAVYIEIFRNVPLLLQIFFWYFAVLQALPSARQSLSLGEAIFLNVRGLYFPAPVFEAGSSVVIGALILGVIATIFINIWANNKQRLTGQQTPMGRIALGLCVGLPVVVYFLMGSPITAEYPELKGFNFRGGVSIIPELAALLLALSIYTASFIAEIVRSGINAVSHGQTEAAMSLGLPRSRTLKLVVIPQALRIIIPPLTSQYLNLTKNSSLAMAIGYPDLVSVFAGTTLNQTGQAIEIIAMTMGVYLTLSLLTSALMNIYNRKVALVER; translated from the coding sequence ATGAAACCTACTAATGTTGCGTCGAATTCGGATAACGGACCGAGTTCAAACGCTAGCCTTATTTACAATCCCACCTTTCGAGCAGTTGTTTTCCAGATTATTGCGATAGCAGCGCTTGTCTTTTTCTTTTACACAATTGTCAACAATGCACTTACCAACTTAGAAGCTCGCGGTATCGCCACGGGTTTTGACTTCCTCGATCAAGAAGCTGGCTTTGGGATTGGCCTGACGCTGATTGAATACGATGAAACCTATTCTTATGGTCGAACGTTCGTTATCGGCTTACTTAACACCGCCCTAGTATCGTTTTTCGGTATCATTTTGGCGACCATCATCGGTTTTATTATGGGTGTTGCACGCCTATCATCTAACTGGTTGGTAAGCCGATTTGCGGCTGTTTATATTGAGATATTTCGAAACGTTCCCCTGTTACTGCAAATATTCTTTTGGTATTTTGCTGTACTTCAAGCCCTACCTTCTGCAAGACAAAGTTTGAGCCTAGGTGAAGCGATATTCCTCAACGTACGAGGTCTATACTTTCCTGCTCCAGTCTTCGAAGCAGGCTCATCAGTTGTAATCGGGGCGCTGATTCTCGGCGTTATTGCAACGATATTTATCAATATATGGGCCAATAACAAGCAACGCCTAACTGGTCAACAAACACCAATGGGTAGAATCGCCCTAGGTTTATGCGTTGGTTTGCCTGTTGTGGTTTACTTCTTAATGGGTTCACCAATTACGGCAGAATACCCAGAGCTAAAAGGCTTTAACTTCCGTGGTGGTGTGAGCATTATCCCAGAGCTTGCGGCACTTTTACTGGCTTTAAGTATCTATACCGCTTCGTTTATCGCTGAGATAGTGCGCTCAGGTATCAACGCAGTAAGCCATGGCCAAACAGAAGCGGCGATGTCGCTTGGTCTACCTCGCTCTCGCACTTTAAAGCTTGTGGTTATTCCTCAAGCGCTAAGAATCATCATTCCTCCACTGACTAGCCAATATCTGAACTTAACCAAGAACTCATCTCTTGCGATGGCAATTGGTTACCCAGATTTGGTATCCGTGTTTGCAGGTACAACACTCAACCAGACCGGTCAGGCAATCGAGATTATTGCAATGACGATGGGCGTCTACCTCACGTTGAGTTTGTTAACCTCAGCATTGATGAACATATACAACCGTAAAGTTGCTTTAGTGGAGAGATAG
- a CDS encoding CvfB family protein — protein sequence MIKVGQINHLEVVKRADFGLFLDAGDYGTTLLPNRFVPEGVEVGDSLDAFLYFDSDSQLVATTETPIAQVGEWGLMKIEGVNSTGAFADWGIKGKDLLIPFSEQRARFAAGQTVLVYVYTDKASGRIVGTTKFNKWLDKTPANYQRNQQVDLIIAERSDLGFKAIVEGQHWGMIFKSDVFGKLFIGKKLKGYIKSVREDGKIDLSLQKVGVGKMDDLSQKVLDLLEKKGGFLPLNDKSSPEAIFAAFRTSKGTFKKTIGGLYKQGKIVIDKEGIRLA from the coding sequence ATGATTAAAGTTGGTCAGATTAACCACTTAGAAGTAGTAAAAAGAGCCGATTTCGGCCTATTTCTTGATGCTGGCGATTATGGTACGACCTTGTTGCCAAATCGATTTGTTCCAGAAGGTGTAGAAGTAGGTGATTCTCTAGACGCTTTTTTATACTTCGATTCTGACAGTCAGTTAGTCGCCACAACTGAAACGCCAATCGCTCAAGTGGGTGAATGGGGTTTGATGAAAATTGAAGGTGTGAACTCTACGGGCGCATTTGCCGATTGGGGTATTAAGGGCAAAGATCTACTTATTCCTTTTAGTGAGCAGCGTGCTCGTTTTGCAGCGGGGCAAACTGTTTTAGTTTACGTCTACACCGATAAGGCATCAGGTCGTATTGTAGGTACCACTAAATTTAACAAGTGGCTTGATAAGACGCCAGCAAACTACCAACGCAATCAACAGGTGGATCTAATTATCGCAGAGCGAAGCGACTTAGGTTTCAAAGCGATTGTTGAAGGTCAGCACTGGGGTATGATCTTTAAATCTGACGTGTTCGGTAAGCTGTTTATTGGCAAAAAGCTTAAGGGATACATCAAGAGCGTTCGTGAAGATGGCAAGATCGATCTTTCTCTACAGAAGGTAGGTGTTGGCAAAATGGACGACTTGAGTCAGAAGGTTCTGGACTTGTTAGAGAAGAAAGGGGGTTTCCTTCCTCTTAATGACAAATCTTCTCCAGAAGCAATTTTTGCTGCCTTCCGCACCAGTAAAGGCACGTTTAAGAAAACAATCGGTGGATTATACAAGCAAGGAAAGATCGTTATCGATAAAGAAGGCATTCGCCTTGCTTAG